Below is a genomic region from Mus caroli chromosome 13, CAROLI_EIJ_v1.1, whole genome shotgun sequence.
AAGGAGTGGCGAAACTTCCGCACCATGGACAATGTGATGAAGACCTGGAAACCCAAGAGAATCATCGCAACAGCTATGACAACAATGACTATCATATAGTTGATAACTCGCACAGAATCATGGCCAAGTTCTTTATGGAATCTAAAGCACTGTTGCTCATTGTATTCTTCGATATTTCCATACTGAGAAACCACCAAGGGCACAACAATAACAATCACCAGAAGCCACATGGCAGAACTGGCCGCAACTGCATGTAATTTTCTATAGAATTCTACTTTGTCTCTACGCTTGAAGAAGATGAGGTATCTGATGACTAGTATCACCACATAGAAGAGGAACGTGAGGTACATGTGGATATGTAACATGGCACTCACAAATTTGCAGAAGGGTAATCCAAACGTCCAAGTCCCTTTGATGAGGTATGCCAAGCGGAAAGGCACCGTCAGTAGGAAGACCCCATGAACCA
It encodes:
- the LOC110308714 gene encoding probable G-protein coupled receptor 141, yielding MDGYNTSENSSCDPILAHHLTSIYFIVLIGGLVGLISILFLLVKMNSRSVTTMAVINLVVVHGVFLLTVPFRLAYLIKGTWTFGLPFCKFVSAMLHIHMYLTFLFYVVILVIRYLIFFKRRDKVEFYRKLHAVAASSAMWLLVIVIVVPLVVSQYGNIEEYNEQQCFRFHKELGHDSVRVINYMIVIVVIAVAMILLGFQVFITLSMVRKFRHSLLSHQEFWAQLKNLFFIGIIIICFLPYQFFRIYYLYVVAHSKSCKNKVAFYNEILLSTTAISCCDLLLFVFGGSHWVKQKIVDMWNCLLCH